A genomic stretch from Gemmatimonadaceae bacterium includes:
- a CDS encoding carbohydrate binding family 9 domain-containing protein, whose amino-acid sequence MNPLDIGAVLLFMVGQTSPRASGASLAPPRMQSGAHGTQSLAPHTGPVFDGRRGQLDVATPRRDATVAVDGKLDEVAWGNAALLTGFSQFFPSDGIAAQDSTEVLVWYSATTLHVGIRAFAPAGSVRATLADRDRISQDDNVQLFLGTYGDSRQAMVFSVNPFGIQSDGVLTETGAASGGGFFGGTARSRENADLAPDYVWQSKGHLTDYGYEVELAIPFKSLRYRAGDVQQWQLNVIRTVQASGHEETWAPALRANASFLAQSGHLSGLRNLRRGLTVDLIPTITSSAVGTSDVATSRWGYSQSRPELGGSARWGITSNLTLAGTANPDFSQVEADATQFQYDPRRAVFFPERRPFFLESQEQFTTPNQLIYTRRIVQPVAATKLTGKHQGFDIGVLSAVDSRDASATGDRSPLYNIVRVQRDLGATSRMGLAYTDKIDGTDWNRVLGIDGRVVQGIQSTQWQLAASATHRGATTTRAPLWNLSTTRNGSRYYSRYSSSAISGDFDAQSGFIARAGVANFATTHRYTRLGGKGARLEVFAPELFLDGTWRYDDLVNRRPAQDVKFHVRLNTRFRGGWQVGAQALVEEFSYDRDLYQNYYLFKPRTGGLDTVAYTGTPNLPNLDWVLSMGTPEFRTFSFNTFVIVGQDENFPEWSSAKITSVQGTLNVRPTEQLRLAGTLTYDAFDRKTDGSRVQSRGAQRLRMEYQVTRQMFVRLIGEYSKTTQDALRDDSRTNLPVYLRSSTGTYARAEAFERARARLDFLFSYLPSPGTVFYVGYGDALQANRPAGPDRLQRSRDVFFTKLSYLFRMQ is encoded by the coding sequence GTGAATCCGCTCGATATCGGTGCCGTCCTTTTGTTCATGGTCGGCCAGACCAGCCCCCGGGCATCTGGCGCTTCGCTGGCCCCGCCGCGGATGCAATCCGGCGCGCACGGCACACAATCGCTCGCCCCGCATACGGGGCCCGTGTTTGACGGGCGGCGCGGGCAACTGGATGTCGCGACACCGCGACGCGATGCCACCGTGGCGGTGGACGGCAAACTGGACGAGGTCGCCTGGGGCAACGCGGCCCTGTTGACGGGCTTCTCCCAGTTCTTCCCCTCCGATGGAATCGCCGCCCAAGACAGCACGGAGGTGCTGGTTTGGTACTCGGCCACCACCCTGCACGTGGGTATCCGGGCATTCGCCCCTGCGGGATCGGTCCGGGCCACTCTGGCTGACCGCGATCGCATCTCGCAGGATGACAACGTGCAGCTCTTTCTGGGCACATACGGTGATAGTCGGCAGGCCATGGTGTTCTCGGTCAATCCGTTCGGTATTCAGAGCGACGGCGTGTTGACCGAGACCGGCGCGGCATCAGGTGGCGGGTTTTTCGGCGGTACGGCGCGCTCACGGGAAAACGCCGACCTGGCACCCGACTATGTCTGGCAGTCCAAAGGACATCTCACCGACTACGGGTACGAGGTGGAGCTGGCCATTCCGTTCAAGAGCCTGCGCTACCGCGCGGGCGACGTGCAGCAGTGGCAGTTGAACGTGATTCGCACCGTGCAGGCGAGCGGGCACGAGGAAACGTGGGCCCCCGCTTTGCGCGCCAACGCGAGTTTTCTCGCGCAATCCGGACACTTGTCTGGTCTGCGGAATCTGCGTCGCGGACTCACCGTCGACCTGATTCCCACGATCACTTCAAGTGCGGTCGGCACCAGCGACGTCGCAACGTCCCGCTGGGGCTATTCACAATCGAGACCCGAATTGGGCGGTAGTGCACGATGGGGCATCACCAGCAACCTGACGCTGGCCGGCACGGCGAATCCCGATTTCTCGCAAGTGGAAGCGGATGCGACGCAGTTCCAGTACGATCCGCGACGCGCGGTCTTCTTTCCCGAGCGACGCCCGTTCTTTCTGGAAAGCCAGGAACAGTTCACGACACCCAATCAGTTGATCTACACCCGTCGCATCGTGCAACCGGTGGCGGCGACCAAGCTCACCGGAAAGCATCAGGGATTTGACATTGGCGTGCTCTCCGCGGTCGACAGTCGAGACGCGTCGGCCACCGGCGATCGCTCCCCACTCTACAACATTGTGCGGGTGCAGCGCGACCTCGGCGCGACCAGTCGCATGGGGTTGGCGTACACCGACAAGATCGACGGGACCGACTGGAACCGTGTACTCGGCATTGACGGCCGCGTCGTGCAAGGCATCCAGTCCACACAGTGGCAACTGGCCGCCAGTGCCACGCATCGCGGAGCGACGACGACCCGCGCGCCGTTGTGGAATCTCTCCACCACGCGGAACGGGAGTCGGTACTACTCCCGATATTCGAGCAGCGCGATCAGCGGCGACTTCGATGCCCAAAGCGGATTCATCGCGCGCGCCGGCGTGGCGAACTTCGCCACGACGCATCGCTACACCAGGCTGGGCGGGAAAGGGGCCCGATTGGAAGTGTTCGCGCCGGAGTTGTTCCTCGACGGCACCTGGCGCTATGACGACCTGGTGAACCGACGGCCTGCGCAGGACGTGAAATTCCACGTGCGACTCAATACGCGATTCCGCGGCGGCTGGCAGGTTGGCGCGCAGGCGTTGGTGGAGGAGTTCAGCTACGATCGCGACCTGTACCAGAACTACTACCTCTTCAAGCCGCGCACTGGCGGACTCGATACCGTGGCCTACACGGGCACGCCCAATCTGCCGAATCTGGACTGGGTGCTGTCCATGGGGACGCCGGAGTTCCGCACGTTCTCGTTCAACACGTTCGTGATTGTCGGCCAGGATGAAAACTTTCCCGAATGGAGCTCGGCGAAGATTACCAGCGTGCAGGGCACGCTGAATGTGCGGCCGACGGAGCAATTGCGACTGGCGGGAACGCTGACCTACGACGCCTTCGACCGGAAAACCGACGGGTCGAGAGTGCAATCACGCGGCGCGCAGCGGCTGCGCATGGAGTATCAGGTGACGCGGCAGATGTTTGTACGGTTGATTGGGGAGTATTCGAAGACCACCCAGGACGCGTTGCGCGATGACTCGCGCACCAATCTGCCGGTGTATCTGCGATCGAGTACCGGAACCTACGCGCGCGCCGAGGCGTTCGAACGGGCGCGAGCACGACTGGACTTTCTGTTCTCGTACCTCCCCTCCCCGGGGACCGTGTTCTATGTCGGCTATGGCGATGCGCTCCAGGCGAATCGCCCCGCCGGACCCGACCGCTTGCAGCGTTCGCGCGACGTGTTCTTCACGAAGCTCAGCTACCTCTTCCGGATGCAGTAG
- a CDS encoding HDOD domain-containing protein codes for MNLVIVALWRSLFGTSTVRAAVPPTEQPKAIRTVLRPSIPLAIESEAGRSVEWVPRPADYWQQRTEWVLQRLGNEWRATADDDAWPDVRELLELLARTPDAVIRQLPAAARDALALCDNASLSRVQLAERLSVDPSLIQAVLRQANGAWFGAGLQPVLRVDAAIDRIGMAGTRAVVLSRVLTDCWPNPAGSMIRWWVTSGHIWCSRRPWLARSPRPSAPTARKRFPLPCCTTSASWCSSIRSPH; via the coding sequence ATGAACCTCGTGATAGTCGCGCTGTGGCGTTCTCTTTTCGGTACCAGTACAGTGCGCGCGGCCGTGCCGCCCACTGAGCAGCCCAAGGCGATTCGCACGGTGCTTCGGCCATCGATTCCGCTCGCGATCGAGTCGGAGGCGGGTCGATCGGTCGAGTGGGTACCTCGCCCAGCGGACTATTGGCAGCAGAGAACGGAGTGGGTGTTGCAGCGGCTCGGAAACGAGTGGCGCGCCACGGCAGACGATGACGCCTGGCCCGATGTGCGTGAGCTTCTCGAGTTGCTTGCTCGGACGCCGGACGCGGTGATACGACAGTTGCCGGCTGCCGCTCGTGACGCGCTGGCACTTTGCGATAACGCCAGCCTGTCCCGAGTCCAACTAGCCGAACGACTCAGCGTCGACCCGTCCCTGATTCAGGCGGTGCTGCGACAGGCGAACGGCGCGTGGTTTGGCGCCGGGCTTCAGCCGGTGCTTCGCGTCGATGCGGCGATTGACCGCATCGGCATGGCTGGAACCCGGGCGGTGGTGCTGTCCCGCGTGTTGACGGACTGCTGGCCAAACCCGGCGGGGTCTATGATTCGATGGTGGGTGACATCTGGTCACATATGGTGCAGTCGGCGCCCTTGGCTCGCGCGCTCGCCCCGGCCTTCGGCGCCGACAGCGAGGAAGCGTTTTCCATTGCCATGCTGCACGACATCGGCAAGCTGGTGTTCTTCGATCAGGTCTCCGCACTAA
- a CDS encoding HDOD domain-containing protein, with protein MARALAPAFGADSEEAFSIAMLHDIGKLVFFDQVSALRKSQRRPVNLPDAWLARALEQLHEPLGAAAAHQWGLGSAAADAIGSHHRRERPSARHPLAETLFVAERAEHARRCRTAFDYDGIWSLGELTGEKSVCHGILGRQLRNAA; from the coding sequence TTGGCTCGCGCGCTCGCCCCGGCCTTCGGCGCCGACAGCGAGGAAGCGTTTTCCATTGCCATGCTGCACGACATCGGCAAGCTGGTGTTCTTCGATCAGGTCTCCGCACTAAGGAAGTCCCAGCGTCGGCCGGTGAATCTCCCCGACGCCTGGCTGGCCCGTGCCCTGGAGCAGTTACACGAACCATTGGGTGCTGCCGCCGCGCATCAGTGGGGACTCGGCTCGGCGGCGGCCGACGCCATCGGCTCGCATCATCGACGGGAGCGGCCGTCGGCCAGGCACCCGTTGGCCGAAACGCTGTTCGTGGCTGAGCGGGCCGAACATGCCCGTCGATGCCGAACAGCTTTCGATTACGACGGTATCTGGTCCTTGGGGGAACTGACAGGAGAGAAATCTGTCTGCCATGGTATCCTTGGTCGTCAATTACGAAACGCTGCCTAG
- the gspG gene encoding type II secretion system major pseudopilin GspG, which produces MPQRPGFNRAAFTLIEVLVVIVVIAILATVVAPNLFRNVGDARVATARTQIETFGTALDAYRLDNGSYPSSAQGLSALWQRPAIEPPPNWRSPYLRKAVPKDPWGRDYVYAAPGRVNPQSYDLMSYGADGRPGGDGENADILSWK; this is translated from the coding sequence GTGCCCCAGCGACCGGGCTTCAATCGTGCGGCCTTTACGCTGATTGAAGTGCTGGTAGTGATCGTGGTCATTGCCATTCTGGCCACGGTCGTCGCCCCGAACCTCTTCCGCAACGTCGGAGATGCGCGGGTGGCGACGGCGCGGACGCAAATCGAGACGTTTGGCACCGCGTTGGACGCCTATCGGCTGGACAACGGCAGCTACCCCAGCTCGGCTCAGGGACTGAGTGCCCTTTGGCAGCGACCGGCCATTGAACCGCCACCGAACTGGCGTTCACCCTATCTCCGCAAGGCCGTTCCCAAGGATCCGTGGGGCCGCGACTACGTCTACGCTGCTCCGGGCAGGGTGAACCCGCAAAGCTACGACCTCATGTCGTATGGTGCAGACGGTCGCCCGGGTGGCGACGGCGAAAACGCCGATATCCTGAGCTGGAAATAG
- a CDS encoding Rrf2 family transcriptional regulator, whose amino-acid sequence MLSITADHALRAVLMLARIPADHSMRADAVAEAIGAPRNYLAKTLNALAKAGIVHSARGPSGGFALAVAPRDLTVARVTQLFDERPRTGVCLLSKKACDANNPCAAHNTWTAITASALQAIETTTVADLLGEKTSVDGDATSIQSRPRVRTRRRRVEQTMVQMAS is encoded by the coding sequence ATGCTCTCCATTACTGCCGACCATGCCCTGCGAGCCGTGCTGATGCTCGCCCGCATACCAGCCGATCACTCCATGCGTGCCGACGCCGTGGCGGAAGCCATTGGGGCACCGCGAAACTATCTGGCGAAGACGCTCAACGCGCTGGCCAAAGCGGGAATCGTGCACAGTGCCCGCGGCCCGTCCGGTGGATTCGCGCTGGCGGTTGCGCCTCGCGACCTGACTGTCGCCCGAGTGACCCAGTTGTTCGATGAGCGACCACGAACCGGTGTGTGCCTGCTGAGTAAGAAGGCCTGCGATGCCAACAATCCGTGTGCCGCGCACAATACCTGGACCGCGATCACGGCCTCGGCACTTCAGGCCATCGAGACCACGACGGTTGCCGACCTGCTGGGCGAGAAGACGTCCGTCGATGGGGACGCGACGTCCATCCAGTCGAGACCTCGGGTCCGGACGCGCCGGCGTCGTGTTGAACAAACCATGGTGCAGATGGCCTCCTGA
- a CDS encoding tRNA glutamyl-Q(34) synthetase GluQRS, whose translation MPSVSRPSPARSTADANVEWLAHVAARLPARRWRTRFAPAPTGYLHLGHLVNALYVWGMARQFGGDVLLRLEDHDRSRCRSEYESALLDDLDWLGFEADIANSSTYRSQPTSHPVRQSDNPHRYRDALAAIEAKGMVYPCLCTRRDIEALVPHPAGEAPRYPGTCRDRQVDPRSTNARRVRMAPAVVSFDDLRLGPMAHDPDRQCGDVMVRDRLGHWTYQFAVAVDDVAQHIDVIIRGEDLLASTARQFRLTHLLGRDVPPITLHHPLLVHPHGGKLSKANRDTALQAYRAAGVRPEVLLGEAAFLAGLAASSASISAHDVASLFRVVR comes from the coding sequence ATGCCATCCGTCTCCCGCCCGTCGCCCGCTCGCTCCACCGCCGATGCGAATGTGGAGTGGCTGGCGCACGTCGCGGCGCGGCTTCCGGCTCGCCGATGGCGGACACGGTTCGCTCCCGCGCCCACTGGCTATCTGCATCTTGGGCATCTGGTGAATGCGCTGTACGTGTGGGGCATGGCGCGGCAATTCGGGGGCGACGTATTGCTGCGTCTCGAGGATCACGATCGCTCGCGCTGTCGGTCCGAGTACGAGTCCGCACTGTTGGACGACCTCGATTGGCTGGGATTCGAGGCGGACATCGCCAATTCGTCGACCTACCGATCGCAACCGACGTCGCATCCTGTTCGACAGTCCGACAATCCCCACCGGTACCGCGACGCACTGGCGGCGATCGAGGCGAAAGGCATGGTCTATCCGTGCCTCTGTACCCGTCGAGACATCGAAGCGCTGGTCCCGCATCCGGCTGGCGAGGCACCGCGGTATCCTGGCACCTGTCGCGATCGACAGGTCGATCCGCGCTCCACCAACGCACGGCGTGTCCGCATGGCGCCGGCCGTCGTGTCGTTCGACGATCTGCGTCTGGGTCCGATGGCGCACGATCCCGATCGGCAGTGCGGTGATGTGATGGTGCGCGATCGCTTGGGACACTGGACCTATCAGTTCGCGGTCGCCGTCGATGATGTGGCGCAGCACATCGATGTAATCATTCGTGGGGAAGACCTGCTGGCGAGCACCGCGCGACAGTTCCGCCTGACTCATTTGTTGGGTCGCGATGTGCCGCCGATCACGCTGCATCATCCGCTGCTGGTGCACCCGCATGGCGGAAAGCTGAGCAAGGCCAATCGCGACACGGCACTGCAGGCGTACCGCGCGGCGGGTGTTCGCCCGGAGGTGCTGCTGGGCGAGGCCGCCTTTCTTGCAGGTCTCGCCGCATCATCCGCGTCAATCTCGGCGCACGATGTGGCGTCGTTGTTCCGCGTCGTCCGGTAG
- a CDS encoding M20/M25/M40 family metallo-hydrolase gives MRFDRLVSRAVFCASSLSVPLTAPTLSAQSRPVPTPDVARIAQLAPVRQAFASLERENAWTLEQQVSLCEIPAPPFKEAARAAVFRDRLVALGVEHVRIDGEGNVIGEIRGARPGPTVMLGGHLDTVFPEGTDVRVKREGTKLIGPGIGDDCRGLAVTLAAVRQVIASKIPFSGRLLVVGTVGEEGPGNLRGVRAIFAGPLKDSIDVFLSVDGTGFGITNGGVGSNRYRVSYVGPGGHSYGAFGMPNPIHALGRAIAKIAELQVTTDPKVTFNVGVVSGGTSVNSIPDRGVMEIDLRSESAVALAAIDAKLQIALRAALAEERARWPQSKVALDLKIDTMGLRPAGRTSDSAAVVLTAQAAAKTMNIYAPLTTSSTDANIPMNLRVPAITLDGGGVGRGAHALEEWYDDRTDGFKGPQWVLLVVLGLLGVR, from the coding sequence ATGCGTTTCGATCGCCTGGTCTCCCGTGCTGTTTTCTGCGCCAGCAGCCTATCCGTCCCGCTGACGGCGCCAACGCTCTCTGCACAATCGCGACCGGTGCCCACCCCCGACGTGGCCCGCATTGCGCAACTCGCGCCGGTGCGTCAGGCGTTTGCGTCACTGGAACGGGAGAATGCCTGGACGCTCGAACAGCAGGTCTCGCTGTGCGAGATCCCCGCACCGCCGTTCAAGGAGGCGGCACGGGCCGCTGTCTTTCGCGATCGGCTGGTGGCGCTGGGCGTGGAACACGTGCGCATCGATGGCGAGGGCAACGTCATCGGCGAGATTCGCGGTGCACGTCCCGGACCGACGGTGATGCTGGGCGGTCACCTCGATACGGTCTTTCCCGAAGGCACCGATGTGCGGGTGAAGCGCGAGGGCACGAAGTTGATCGGCCCGGGGATTGGCGACGACTGCCGAGGACTGGCGGTGACGCTGGCCGCCGTCCGTCAGGTGATTGCGTCGAAGATTCCGTTTTCGGGTCGACTCCTGGTGGTGGGCACGGTGGGGGAAGAGGGGCCGGGCAACCTGCGCGGCGTGCGTGCCATCTTCGCCGGTCCGCTCAAGGACTCCATTGATGTATTCCTGTCCGTCGATGGCACGGGATTCGGCATCACCAATGGCGGTGTCGGCAGCAATCGCTATCGCGTGAGTTACGTGGGGCCCGGTGGGCACTCGTATGGAGCCTTCGGCATGCCGAACCCGATTCACGCATTGGGCCGCGCCATCGCCAAGATCGCCGAGTTGCAGGTGACCACCGATCCCAAGGTCACGTTCAACGTCGGCGTCGTGTCCGGTGGCACGTCCGTGAACTCCATACCCGATCGCGGCGTGATGGAAATCGACCTGCGCAGCGAATCGGCCGTGGCACTCGCGGCCATCGACGCAAAGCTGCAGATCGCCCTGCGTGCGGCGTTGGCCGAGGAGCGCGCCCGTTGGCCGCAGTCGAAGGTGGCACTCGACCTGAAGATCGATACGATGGGGCTGCGACCGGCTGGCCGCACCTCGGATAGCGCGGCGGTGGTGCTGACCGCACAGGCGGCGGCCAAGACGATGAACATCTACGCCCCGCTCACCACCTCCAGCACCGATGCGAACATTCCCATGAATCTTCGGGTGCCTGCCATCACGCTGGATGGTGGCGGCGTCGGGCGCGGAGCGCACGCGTTGGAGGAGTGGTACGATGACCGCACCGACGGGTTCAAGGGTCCGCAGTGGGTCTTGCTGGTCGTGCTCGGCCTGCTGGGCGTCCGGTAG
- a CDS encoding Rieske 2Fe-2S domain-containing protein gives MTPKATRSLPCLDRREFLAQGSMVALGTLLISACGDGLSGSPTGPGSVRVTVSVSDYAALGAIGGIVRLNGTSTPIAVVRASTTAYRAFSLICPHAGTTISINGSAFRCPNHGATFAASGAWTGGQRTTSLFEFTVVADTGAGTLTITS, from the coding sequence GTGACGCCGAAGGCGACGCGCAGCCTGCCCTGTCTCGATCGCCGCGAATTTCTGGCGCAGGGTTCGATGGTTGCACTGGGAACACTGCTGATCTCGGCGTGCGGCGACGGACTGTCAGGGTCACCCACGGGGCCGGGTTCGGTGCGGGTGACCGTGAGTGTCTCCGACTACGCAGCGCTCGGGGCAATCGGCGGCATCGTCCGCCTGAACGGCACCAGTACGCCGATCGCCGTGGTGCGCGCGTCGACCACGGCGTATCGGGCCTTTTCGCTGATCTGTCCACACGCCGGCACCACTATCAGTATCAACGGCTCGGCCTTTCGTTGCCCCAACCATGGCGCCACGTTCGCGGCCAGCGGCGCTTGGACCGGAGGTCAGCGGACAACGTCCTTGTTTGAGTTCACGGTGGTCGCGGACACCGGGGCCGGGACCCTGACCATTACGTCGTAA
- a CDS encoding Rieske 2Fe-2S domain-containing protein, protein MSESTSAAACSGECSGRRAFLRDALSAAAVLAGLSAFAPFSKLSALAIGPGGALRYPIPATDGVSIDTANEVILCRFKGDMFAFALSCPHQNTALRALPGTNGFQCPRHKSRYQPDGTFINGKATRNMDRLPITKEGNEVVVDPNVAYESDTEPMKWANALVKV, encoded by the coding sequence ATGTCTGAATCCACCAGCGCCGCTGCCTGCAGTGGCGAGTGTTCCGGTCGTCGGGCTTTTCTTCGTGACGCGCTGAGCGCGGCGGCGGTGTTGGCCGGGTTGTCGGCGTTCGCGCCGTTCTCGAAGCTGTCGGCGCTTGCGATCGGTCCCGGCGGTGCGCTGCGCTATCCCATTCCCGCCACTGATGGCGTGTCCATCGATACGGCAAACGAGGTCATTCTCTGCCGGTTCAAGGGCGATATGTTTGCCTTCGCCCTCTCGTGCCCGCATCAGAATACGGCGCTGCGCGCGCTGCCCGGCACCAACGGTTTCCAGTGCCCGCGACACAAGTCCCGGTACCAGCCCGACGGCACCTTCATCAACGGCAAAGCAACCCGCAACATGGATCGTCTGCCAATCACCAAGGAAGGCAACGAGGTGGTGGTCGATCCCAACGTCGCGTACGAGAGCGATACGGAGCCCATGAAGTGGGCGAACGCGCTGGTCAAGGTGTGA
- a CDS encoding BamA/TamA family outer membrane protein: MTVVLVVGLAPMVVQAQPATRCDDNQRVRGLRFVGSPLYDGTTLAATIATPSPGLLQRLHLSARPCSDSLTLQLDALRIAVLHRQAGWLQASVAAHQTVTASGIRISFDIVPGVAAILDSLHIEGLPDTAGGRRAFIAPLRALQGQRFDRIRIDTTITAVVARLREAGYLRAGRPEVVVRVDSATSRVQLSLTFAPGRMVAIHEVTVDVQGIGDTRATVDVADVRRLTALRAGNRYRTSDILRAQRDLYRSDVFRLVLIDTATPPPSALAGDSLIDLRIQVAEARTRNARVGVGWATLECLRTQARFVDRRFLGIGRRLELTARASRIGVGAPADFAPNLCSAALKADTQFTVLNHYLGATVSSTRLFGSPLSPVTTVYTERRSEPYAYLREIGIGALSEVSRQFSPRTTGTAGLQYENGRTKIDPAESCSRFGQCRKEEYDQAVFGRGVALLNATVTHDRSNNPIDPSRGFRMRGEARVGQTFARLSSLRFYRTSAEAANYTRVFGGIVATRLQLARAFAPGARLVDGSPLIPQQERLFAGGQGTVRGFQQNLLGPLVYVVSEVMDTVNNGVSVKQVKSGAGYDRPVPRGGTALLVANFEYRHGFRWLAEQLQFVGFVDVGNVWEGGSEPFKSANLRATPGIGMRLLTALGPFRVDIGYQPYAPRAGRALFLNKGTNGVGGTILCASPGNTVSSDPLNPGSIFDCPDTYRPPQGRGVLSRLVFHFGLGQAF; this comes from the coding sequence ATGACCGTGGTCCTGGTCGTCGGGCTTGCACCAATGGTGGTGCAGGCCCAGCCCGCGACGCGATGTGATGACAACCAGCGCGTGCGCGGTCTTCGGTTCGTGGGGAGTCCGCTGTACGATGGCACGACCCTCGCGGCCACAATTGCGACGCCGTCGCCGGGACTGCTGCAGCGACTGCATCTCAGCGCCAGACCCTGCAGTGATTCGCTGACGCTGCAGTTGGACGCCCTGCGCATTGCCGTCTTGCATCGTCAGGCCGGATGGCTGCAGGCGTCGGTCGCGGCCCATCAGACCGTGACGGCCAGCGGCATTCGCATCTCGTTTGATATCGTGCCGGGAGTCGCCGCCATCCTCGATTCGTTGCACATCGAGGGGCTGCCCGACACCGCCGGCGGTCGGCGCGCGTTCATTGCCCCATTGCGTGCGCTGCAGGGGCAGCGGTTCGATCGCATCCGGATCGATACCACCATCACGGCGGTCGTGGCGCGACTGCGCGAGGCAGGGTACCTCCGCGCGGGACGCCCGGAGGTGGTTGTACGTGTCGACAGTGCGACATCGCGCGTGCAACTGTCGCTGACGTTCGCCCCCGGGCGCATGGTCGCAATTCACGAAGTCACCGTCGATGTGCAGGGGATCGGAGACACTCGAGCGACGGTGGACGTCGCTGACGTGCGTCGACTGACGGCGCTGCGCGCCGGCAATCGATACCGCACCTCCGACATCCTGCGTGCGCAGCGCGATCTCTATCGCTCGGACGTCTTTCGACTGGTGCTGATCGACACGGCCACGCCACCGCCCTCGGCGCTGGCCGGGGACTCGCTGATCGATCTTCGCATTCAGGTGGCCGAAGCGCGCACTCGCAACGCGCGCGTCGGCGTGGGGTGGGCGACGCTCGAGTGTCTGCGTACGCAAGCGCGCTTCGTCGATCGACGATTCCTGGGCATTGGCCGTCGACTGGAACTCACGGCTCGCGCGTCGCGCATCGGGGTGGGTGCCCCGGCAGACTTCGCGCCCAACCTCTGTTCGGCCGCGTTGAAGGCGGACACGCAGTTCACGGTGCTCAATCACTATCTGGGGGCAACCGTGTCGAGCACGCGATTGTTCGGATCGCCGCTCTCGCCGGTCACGACGGTCTACACCGAGCGGCGCAGCGAACCGTACGCGTATCTGCGGGAAATCGGCATCGGTGCCCTGAGCGAGGTGTCGCGGCAGTTCTCGCCTCGCACCACGGGCACTGCCGGACTGCAATACGAGAACGGCCGAACCAAGATCGACCCCGCCGAGTCATGCTCCCGCTTCGGGCAGTGCCGCAAGGAGGAGTACGACCAGGCCGTGTTTGGTCGTGGAGTGGCGTTGCTCAATGCCACCGTCACCCATGATCGCAGCAACAACCCCATCGATCCCTCCCGCGGGTTCCGTATGCGGGGTGAGGCGCGGGTTGGACAAACGTTTGCCCGGCTCTCGTCGCTGCGCTTTTACCGGACGTCTGCTGAAGCGGCGAACTATACGCGCGTGTTCGGTGGCATCGTCGCGACGCGGCTGCAGTTGGCAAGAGCGTTTGCACCGGGGGCGCGCCTGGTGGACGGGTCGCCGCTCATTCCGCAGCAGGAACGCCTGTTCGCCGGCGGACAGGGCACCGTGCGCGGCTTTCAACAGAACTTGCTTGGTCCGCTGGTGTACGTGGTATCCGAGGTGATGGATACAGTCAACAATGGTGTGTCGGTGAAGCAAGTGAAAAGTGGGGCGGGTTACGACCGGCCTGTCCCGCGCGGGGGCACGGCACTGCTGGTGGCGAACTTCGAATACCGACATGGATTCCGGTGGCTGGCCGAGCAACTGCAATTCGTCGGATTCGTCGATGTCGGAAACGTCTGGGAAGGTGGATCCGAACCGTTCAAGTCCGCCAATCTGCGGGCGACACCGGGGATTGGCATGCGTTTGCTCACCGCGCTCGGTCCATTTCGTGTCGACATCGGCTACCAGCCGTATGCACCGCGCGCCGGTCGCGCCCTGTTCCTCAACAAGGGGACCAATGGCGTGGGCGGCACGATTCTCTGTGCCAGTCCAGGCAACACCGTTTCCAGTGATCCGCTGAACCCCGGCAGCATCTTCGATTGTCCGGACACGTATCGACCACCGCAAGGGCGCGGTGTGTTGTCGCGGCTGGTCTTTCATTTTGGCCTGGGGCAGGCGTTCTGA